In Ignavibacteriota bacterium, the genomic window GTATTCCGCTCATTTCGGGAAGTATCATGAGCAAGAAACTCGCAGAAGGAATTGATGCACTCGTGCTTGATGTGAAAACCGGCCGCGGCGCGTTCATGCAGAAGCAAGAAGACGCCATCGAACTTGCAAAAAATCTCATTGCTATCGGAACTAACTTCGGAAAGCAAACCATCGGGTTACTTACCGACATGAACCAACCGCTCGGTTATGCCGCCGGTAATTGGTTGGAAATTGTCGAGTGTATTGATTGTCTTAAAGGAAAAGTCATTCCTGACTTGATGGAAGTAACATACGCGCTTGGAGGCACAATGGTGATGCTTGGAGGAAAAGCGAAAACAATTCAGGAAGGAATCGAGCAATGCAAAGAAGTCATCCACAACGGAAAAGCATACGATAAATTCATCGAGATGGTGAAGCGACACGAGGGAAATACATCGTACATCCTCAATCCGGAATCGTATCCCAAAAGTAAGTACTCCGTCGAAATCAAATCAAACCATACCGGATATATTTCAGCAATTGATGCTTTGGAAATCGGACTCACCTGTATCCAACTCGGCGCAGGACGAATGAAAGTTGATGATGTGATTGACCCGAAAGCAGGAATTATCTTCAAGAAAAAAATCGGAGACAAAGTGAACCTGAGCGACACACTTGCAATCATGTTCACAGATGTAGCAAACACCCTTCAGGAATCATCGAAAAGAATTCAGAACGCGTTTACCTTCTCCGATAATTATGTGGAACCTCCCAACATGATTCATGCTTTGATAGATACCAATGGCGTCAAAGAGTGGAAAATCGGTGTTTGAAGTTTTCCAAAAATTGGTTATTTTTGCACGCACTTTTTTCAACAATCATCAGTAATTTGTTCTCTTAGGAATCAACCATGCCCGTACTCACGTTAGTCAACGAAGGAAAATCAATCGAAGTACCAGAAGGTGAAAACCTTCGTCAAGTACTTTTGAAAAACGGAATCTCACCGTACAAGGGAATCGAGAAAGCCCTTAACTGCTTCGGCAATGGCTTTTGCGGAACATGCCGAGTGGAAATTGTTGACGGAAAAAATGCGCCCGCACTCTCCCCTCAAGATGAATTAATGCTTGCCGGTTTAATGCCGTTTTATGCACGTAAAGTCGGAAAACATGTACGCCTCTCCTGTCAAACTAAAATCACAAAAGATTTAGAAATCAAAACCTATCCGCCAGTCGAAATGGATAAACAACTGACAAAAGAACGCTTAACACTGACTGCAATTTGGTCGCTGTTCGGTGGTGTGTTTTTGTTTGTTGTCGTTCGATTATTGATTGAGATAGCTACGGGTAGATAATTACCCGTCAGATGAAACCTACGGCATTGAAATCCAGAGCATGGTGAATCGTCTTGCGTACCAAATGATACACTGCTACTCAATTACTTTTTTATGCACTTGAAAAAAAAATTAAAGGGCAGTTCTAAAAACTTCAATTGAAAATGTTAACCACTAAGAACACAAAGAAATACACAAAGTAGCACAAAGATAATAGAGTTTTTGGAACTACCCTCAAGTACCATTATCGTTACCAGATACATTACACACTCGTATCTTTACCATGGTAAAACCGTGTTAACGTATTGGCAAATGTTAATCCATTTCTGGTTTTCTTCACACAAGTCTCGCGGGAAAGTATAACACCCTTATTACTATTTTTTATTGTAGGTATTCATTGATTCTTTTTCCATTTTCTTGTGGATGAGTAACATTCTTCCACCGGCTCCTTATTTTTTGGAAGAATATTAGAAAATTGAGTGAATATTCATGTAGAAATGTGCTCCTTTTGCACCTTTGCCCTTCTCCCCAGAAAATCGTATTATCAAGCCAATTCAACATGAGTAGTTGAGTACAGAGTAGTTGAGTAGTTAAGAAACGAGCGATGAACGTGAACTTCGTTACAAAATCTTTTCTACTTACCACTTATCACTCACGAATCACCAATGACTAATGACAATTGACAAATGACAAAAAACGTAACCCTTGTTTCATCATTAATCCTCTTAATAAATCTTGTTGCCTGCGCTCAGCCCAAGTCGTTGACGATTTTGCATACGAACGATATTCACTCCAATTTTGTATCGCATGAAGCGGCGTGGGTAAGAAGCGAACCGAAACCGTTCGTCGGAGGTATGAACGAGTTGGAGTATATGATTGATAGTATGCGCAAGGCACGAACAAGCGAAGTGCTTCTGTTGGATGCGGGTGACGATATGACCGGCAACCCGATTTCTGAAATCGAACATAAGAAAGCATTCGGCGGCGGATTTATCGAAATGATGAACAAATTAAATTACGATGCGTGGACTCCCGGCAACCACGACCTCGACATCTCACAAAGTAATTTGCAGGAACTGATTGCGATTGCAAAACATCCGGCAGTCAGTGCAAACCTTGTTGATGAAGAGGGAAACTTTCCGATGAATCTGAAACCGTTCACTATTGTGGAAAAGAATGGCGTACGAATCGGCATCATCGGAATTATGACGCCTGAATTATTTCACGTCACGAACACGAATAATCTCAAAGGATTAAAACTCCTCTCGCCGACCGAAGTCGTTCAAAAATATATTGATTCACTTGATGAGCAAACGGACCTGCTCATCGCTCTCACGCATCAGGGAGTTGATGAAGATTCGGTACTTGCGATGGGAACTCACGGGCTTGATGTTATCATCGGTGGACACAGCCATACACGATTACGAACGCCAAAGTACATCAACAACGTAATCATCGGACAGACCGGTTCTAACTGCGAAAACCTCGGTGTGATTGACCTGCAAATCGAAAATGACAAAGTAATATCATACAACGGACAACTTGTACAACTTTGGGCGCATGAAAAATTGCCGGACACAGAGTTGTCAAACCTCGTGAATGAATTCAAAACAAAAATTGACAAAGAGTATGGAATAGTTCTCGGCACACTTGATACTGATTGGAAACGTTCACCCGGAGAAACGGCAATCGGCTTTTTCGTTGCTGATGCGATTCGTCTCGGCGGCAACGCGGATGTCGGAATCATCAACAGCAGTGGTATCAGAAAAGATATGTTAAAAGGAGATGTCACCCGGTTGGATTTATTTGAAGTCGGTCCGTTCCGTAATTATGTATGCACGTTTTCCATGACGGGAAAAGAACTTCGCTCCATGATTCAGAATCATGTAGAAAAACTTGCGTCCAAACAATCGAGCAACCAGTTTGCGGGAGTGAATTGTTCCTACAAGAAACTTGAGAACGGAGTCGAGATTCAATCAATCTCTGTCGGAGGAAAAGAACTTGACGACTCGGAAACGTACACTTGTGCAACAACCGATTTTGTCATCAACCAAGCGGACAAATATTTAGGATTTGTTCCGCCATCAAATAATTGTACGATGATCACAATGTCGCAAGCAATGGAAAATAAAGCACGGAATGAAAAAGTATTGAAAACACCGGAACCACAGTTCAAACTGATTTCTGAATTCTGATTGATACTTGATTCTGGTTGCTTGATACTTGAATCAACAAAACAACAAACAGTAAATGCCGAAGGCATCCCTTCGGGACTATCAACCGACAACTAAAACAAAAAACTACAAACCAAAAACTATTATGAGTAAGAACAATTTTGATACAATAATTTTAACCGGACGTCCTGCCGCCGGTAAATCCGAAGTCATTGACTTTTTGAAAAAAGCTCCTGCCACCGAACGTCTAAATCGCTTTCACATTGCCAACTTTGAAGAGTTGGACGACTTTGTCTATGTGTGGGAAACATTTGAGATTGATGACATGCTGACAAAACATGGCAAGCCACGTCTCTGGTCGGATGAAAAATATTGGTTCAAAGACCATTTCATCTGGAACCTGTACATCGAACGAATCAACCTTGCGTACAGAAAAAAACTTGCCGCAAACCCGAACTACCATGATGACATGACAACAATTATTGAGTTTGCCCGGGGCGGCGACAACGGTATCGGTGAAGCACTTTCCTACTTGCATGAAGAAGTTTTGAAGCGAGCGGTGATAGTCTATATCAAAGTTTCGTATGAAGAATCATTCAGAAAAAATCGCCGACGTGCGAGACCCGGATTGGAAGATTCAATTCTCTATCATTCCTTACCGGATGAGAAGATGGAATTTTATTACAAGACAAATGATTGGGAAAAACTCACCGCGGCTGACCCGAACTTTATAGAGGTCAAAGGATTCAAAGTTCCGTACATCGCATTCGAGAACGAACCGGAGAAAACTGATGAACCGGGAAAGTTAGGAGCGGAACTTGAACGCGTGACTCAGAAATTATGGAGTTTTTGGAAGAAGTAATATGAAAAATCGTAACCCAGTGACAAGTTTCAAATCAACTCATTCCGAGAAATCACTTTTTATGGAAGAGACGCTGATAAAAAATCTTCAGGAAAAAACCGGTAAAACTCTTGAGGAGTGGATTTCGATTGTGAAAGAATCAGCGATTGAGAAGCATAAGGAAATTGTAGAGTTTATCAAAACCAAACACGGATTATCATTTGCTTTTGCTAACCTCATTGCTCTCAAAGCCCAAAGCTCCGATTCAGACTCAAACGAGAATTCTGCGGATAAAATCAAAACTCAATCCAAAGGAAAACTCAAATCGGAATCAAGTGGTTTTCGAGCATCAATCAGACAAGTAAAAACCGGTTAATCCCGCGCGTTAAGTTCTTAATGACTTACAGCGAGTGGTAAGGAAAATATTCGGGGAAGAATTAATTCTTCCCCACTTCCATTCCTGCCTTCACAATGGTAGTAAACGCATCCGCCTTCAAACTCGCTCCGCCAATCAACCCGCCATCAATATCTGACTGAGAAAGTAACTCAGCAGCATTTTTATCATTCATACTTCCGCCATATTGAATGAGTAGTTTCCCGGCTACAGTCCATGAGTAGAGTTGACCGACTAACTTTCTGATAAATTTATGAACCTGATTTGCCTGCTCGGTTGTTGCTGTCTTTCCGGTTCCGATTGCCCAAACAGGTTCATAGGCAATTACAACATTTTCAACCTGCTCTGAAGTCAGTTCCTGCAAGACACCCTTCACTTGTGTTTTGATTATGTCTTCAGTCACGCCTGCCTCACGTTCTTCTAACGTTTCGCCGACACAAAGAATCGGAGTAAGTCCATGTTTCAATGCTTGCTTTGCTTTCGCATTGATGAGTTCATTCGTCTCTTTGAAATATTGTCGTCGTTCCGAATGTCCGAGAATAACGTATTCACATCCTACCGACTTCAACATTTTCGCTGATACTTCCCCCGTGTACGCGCCTTCTTCATGTTGAGACATATTCTGCGCTCCAAGTTTTATCTGCGAGTCTTTCACCAACGTTGATGCAATGACGAGTGAGGTGAACGGGGGACAGATGAGTACGTCAAGTAGTTGAGTAGTTGAGTAGTTGAGTAGTTGAGATTTCAAAGCATCCACAAGTGTTGCTGTTTCGTGGATGTCTTTGTTCATTTTCCAGTTGCCGGCGATAAGTTTTTTTCTCATAAGTAAATAAGTAGTTGAGATTGTGAGTAGATGAGTAATTGAGATTATCGGATTAAACTTTTCTTCAAACCATCAAGCATCGCAATAATTTCATTGACAGTGGAAATTACGTTTTCATAATCTGACTGATTAATAAATTCATTTTCCAGCGCGATATCTGCACAACCGATACATTCAAATCCCGAACGGATTGAGTAATCAAGAAATCTTGCAAATTCTTTGTTAGATGAGTTTCCCGCTCCCTCAGAAATATTCAATGCTATGGAATCTCCTGCACGTTTGAATTGTGCGGTCAATACAAATAGTTCGTCTTTAGGAAATTTCTTTGTTACTGTTCGAACTACTTTTGTAAATTTAAGTGCCTTCTGATAAACTTTTAAATCTTTTAGTTTGTGCATATAAATTTCTTTCTCAATATCTTAACTACTTTGTACTCAACTACTCAACTACTTAATTTCTTTTTAAGTATCTCGTTCACAATAGAAGGATTCGCTTTTCCTCCCATTGCCTTCATGGTCTGCCCGACGAAGAAACCAAGCACCTTCTCATTTCCTGAACGATATTGTTCAACCTGAGTTTGATTTTTGGCAAGTATTTCTTCGACCACTTTTTCAATCGCTGATGTATCCGAAATTTGGTTCCACCCTTTTTCCTCAACAATTGTTTTGGGTGCTTTATCTGAGTTCAGCATTTCCTCAAATATGTCTTTCGCGATTTTTCCACTGATGGTTCCATCATTAATGAGTTGTATCATTGAGGCGAGTCGTTTCGCTGAGATTGGAAAATCGTTGATGTTAATTTTTCGTTCACCAACGACGCGGAGGACATCGGTCATCACCCAATTGCTCACTTGCTTCGCTTGTTCATAGTTATTAGTGAGTGGTGAGTGGTGAGTGGTGAGTTCGTTGAGAACGAATTCAAAATAATCTGCATATCCTTTTTCAGATGTAAGAATATCTGCATCGTATTTTGGCAAACCTAAGTCTTGAACGAATCGGTCTCTGCGGGTAGTCGGATGTTCGGGAAGGCTTTGTTGTATTTCATGAATCCATTCTTGATTCACAACAACCGGAACCAAATCCGGGTCGGGGAAATACCGGTAATCATGTGATTCCTCTTTCCCGCGCATTGAATAAGCAATGGATTTGTCAGCATCCCACAACAACGTTTCCTGAATTATCTTTCCCCCATCTTCAAGAATCCCGATTTGGCGATTAATTTCATATTCAATTGCCCGATCAACATTTCGGAACGAGTTCATGTTTTTTACTTCCACCTTCGTTCCTAATTTCGTATCCCCTTTT contains:
- a CDS encoding DUF4287 domain-containing protein, translating into MKNRNPVTSFKSTHSEKSLFMEETLIKNLQEKTGKTLEEWISIVKESAIEKHKEIVEFIKTKHGLSFAFANLIALKAQSSDSDSNENSADKIKTQSKGKLKSESSGFRASIRQVKTG
- a CDS encoding four helix bundle protein, which gives rise to MHKLKDLKVYQKALKFTKVVRTVTKKFPKDELFVLTAQFKRAGDSIALNISEGAGNSSNKEFARFLDYSIRSGFECIGCADIALENEFINQSDYENVISTVNEIIAMLDGLKKSLIR
- the gatB gene encoding Asp-tRNA(Asn)/Glu-tRNA(Gln) amidotransferase subunit GatB, coding for MSFQNDSVYEPVIGLEVHAQLLTNAKVFCSCSTKFGHEPNVNICPVCLGMPGVLPVLNKQVVEFVMKMGLATNCAIAHHSVFARKNYFYPDLPKGYQISQFEEPICSNGFVEIELEDGSRKKIGLTRIHMEEDAGKSIHDMDADTLIDVNRCGTPLAEIVSEPDMRTAREAYLYLYKIRQIVTYLGVCDGIMEEGSLRCDANVSVRKKGDTKLGTKVEVKNMNSFRNVDRAIEYEINRQIGILEDGGKIIQETLLWDADKSIAYSMRGKEESHDYRYFPDPDLVPVVVNQEWIHEIQQSLPEHPTTRRDRFVQDLGLPKYDADILTSEKGYADYFEFVLNELTTHHSPLTNNYEQAKQVSNWVMTDVLRVVGERKININDFPISAKRLASMIQLINDGTISGKIAKDIFEEMLNSDKAPKTIVEEKGWNQISDTSAIEKVVEEILAKNQTQVEQYRSGNEKVLGFFVGQTMKAMGGKANPSIVNEILKKKLSS
- a CDS encoding (2Fe-2S)-binding protein encodes the protein MPVLTLVNEGKSIEVPEGENLRQVLLKNGISPYKGIEKALNCFGNGFCGTCRVEIVDGKNAPALSPQDELMLAGLMPFYARKVGKHVRLSCQTKITKDLEIKTYPPVEMDKQLTKERLTLTAIWSLFGGVFLFVVVRLLIEIATGR
- a CDS encoding triose-phosphate isomerase, translating into MRKKLIAGNWKMNKDIHETATLVDALKSQLLNYSTTQLLDVLICPPFTSLVIASTLVKDSQIKLGAQNMSQHEEGAYTGEVSAKMLKSVGCEYVILGHSERRQYFKETNELINAKAKQALKHGLTPILCVGETLEEREAGVTEDIIKTQVKGVLQELTSEQVENVVIAYEPVWAIGTGKTATTEQANQVHKFIRKLVGQLYSWTVAGKLLIQYGGSMNDKNAAELLSQSDIDGGLIGGASLKADAFTTIVKAGMEVGKN
- a CDS encoding bifunctional metallophosphatase/5'-nucleotidase; translation: MTKNVTLVSSLILLINLVACAQPKSLTILHTNDIHSNFVSHEAAWVRSEPKPFVGGMNELEYMIDSMRKARTSEVLLLDAGDDMTGNPISEIEHKKAFGGGFIEMMNKLNYDAWTPGNHDLDISQSNLQELIAIAKHPAVSANLVDEEGNFPMNLKPFTIVEKNGVRIGIIGIMTPELFHVTNTNNLKGLKLLSPTEVVQKYIDSLDEQTDLLIALTHQGVDEDSVLAMGTHGLDVIIGGHSHTRLRTPKYINNVIIGQTGSNCENLGVIDLQIENDKVISYNGQLVQLWAHEKLPDTELSNLVNEFKTKIDKEYGIVLGTLDTDWKRSPGETAIGFFVADAIRLGGNADVGIINSSGIRKDMLKGDVTRLDLFEVGPFRNYVCTFSMTGKELRSMIQNHVEKLASKQSSNQFAGVNCSYKKLENGVEIQSISVGGKELDDSETYTCATTDFVINQADKYLGFVPPSNNCTMITMSQAMENKARNEKVLKTPEPQFKLISEF
- a CDS encoding thymidine phosphorylase produces the protein MFNPTEIIRKKRDGGKLSREELKFLIQGYLDGSVPDYQISAFLMAVFFRKMDFEETSVFTDVMLHSGVVVDLSSVPGIKVDKHSTGGVGDKVSIILAPMVAACGVPVPMISGRGLGHTGGTLDKLESIPGFRTNLSLEEYKHVIADVGVVMIGQTKEIAPADKLMYALRDVTATVECIPLISGSIMSKKLAEGIDALVLDVKTGRGAFMQKQEDAIELAKNLIAIGTNFGKQTIGLLTDMNQPLGYAAGNWLEIVECIDCLKGKVIPDLMEVTYALGGTMVMLGGKAKTIQEGIEQCKEVIHNGKAYDKFIEMVKRHEGNTSYILNPESYPKSKYSVEIKSNHTGYISAIDALEIGLTCIQLGAGRMKVDDVIDPKAGIIFKKKIGDKVNLSDTLAIMFTDVANTLQESSKRIQNAFTFSDNYVEPPNMIHALIDTNGVKEWKIGV